From a region of the Desulfatirhabdium butyrativorans DSM 18734 genome:
- a CDS encoding type II toxin-antitoxin system HicB family antitoxin encodes MKDYHINIFYSRSDGGYIADIPDLRFCSAFGKTPQEALEEVLKAKEAWLEVCRKNGKTIPEAKYCPVIYKAA; translated from the coding sequence ATGAAAGATTATCACATCAATATATTCTACAGCAGAAGTGACGGGGGATATATCGCAGACATACCCGATTTGAGATTCTGTTCAGCCTTTGGAAAAACGCCGCAGGAGGCATTGGAAGAAGTTCTGAAGGCAAAAGAGGCCTGGCTTGAGGTATGCCGTAAAAATGGGAAGACGATACCTGAAGCGAAATATTGTCCAGTGATTTACAAAGCTGCTTAA